One Paenibacillus sp. SYP-B4298 genomic window, ATCGGCGTTATTCATAAAAATATGTCGATTGCTGAGCAGGCGCAGGAGGTAGATCGCGTCAAGAGGTCGGAAAGTGGCGTGATTACGAATCCGTTCTCGCTCACTCCGAGCCACCATGTCTATGATGCTGAGGAATTGATGGGCAAATACCGGATCTCAGGTGTTCCGATTGTAGATAATGATAACCGGCTTGTAGGTATTATTACGAACCGCGATCTGCGCTTTGTACATGATTATTCAATGAAGATTAGCGATGTGATGACACATGAAGAGCTGGTGACGGCTCCTGTCGGCACGACGTTAGAGGAAGCAGAGGTTCTGCTGCAGAAGCATAAGATCGAGAAGCTTCCGCTCGTTGATGAGGATAAGTGTCTGAAGGGTCTCATTACGATCAAGGACATCGAGAAGGCGATCCAGTTCCCGAATGCGGCTAAGGACGAGCACGGCCGGCTGCTGTGCGGCGCTGCTGTCGGCATCGCTAAGGATACGCCTGAGCGCGCGCAGGCGCTCGTACAGGCTGGCGTAGATGTGCTTGTGGTGGATACGGCGCATGGTCATCAGCGCAATGTTATCGAGATGGTAAAAAGGCTGCGTGCGAGCTACCCTGATCTGACCATCATCGCAGGCAATGTGGCAACGGGAGAAGCGACTCGCGATCTGATCGAGGCTGGCGCATCGGTTGTCAAGGTGGGCATTGGGCCGGGCTCGATCTGTACGACTCGTGTTATCGCCGGGATTGGTGTGCCTCAGATTACAGCTATCTATGATTGCGCATCGGTTGCTCGTGAGTATAACATCCCGATCATTGCTGATGGCGGCATCAAATATTCGGGTGATATTACGAAGGCGATTGCTGCCGGGGCGAGCGCAATTATGGTCGGCAGCCTGTTGGCGGGTACGGAGGAGAGCCCGGGCGAATCGGAGATCTATCAAGGGCGCCGATTCAAGGTGTACCGCGGCATGGGCTCGCTGGGCGCGATGAAGGAAGGCAGCAAGGATCGTTATTTTCAGGAGAACGAGAACAAGCTGGTTCCTGAAGGCATTGAGGGTCGTGTGCCGTATAAGGGGCCGCTCGCTGACACGGTGCATCAGTTGATGGGCGGGCTGCGCTCCGGTATGGGCTACTGCGGCACGCAGAGCATTGAGGAGCTGCGCAATGATACACAGTTTGTACGCATTACAGGTGCGGGATTGCGTGAGAGCCATCCGCATGATGTTCAGATTACGAAGGAAGCGCCGAACTACTCCCTGTAAGGAATAATGCGCCATAAGGTAAGAACTGGACGGGCTGGAGATAGGAGCAGATGTAACAATTGCTGCTCATCTCTGGCCTGTCTTCGTTATGTGAAGTTTCTAATCTGGGGAGGCACAGTTTCTGTCAAAGCTGGCGTTGATGGTTAGCCCATGTCCGTTTATTTGTGTTACAATATGAGAATGTAAATAACGGATGAAGGAGAGGGACGATTTGAGACGTAGCCGTTCGGTAAGGCTATGGCAGCCGGCTATTGCAGTAATGATGGCTGTGTGCATGCTTCTGATGGGCGTAGCCTCCCCTGCCCAGGCAGCAGAGGAGCGAAAGTATGTAGAGAATGAGTTGGGACTGAATGTCAGCTCCGCGATCTTGATGGATGCCGCGACAGGCCAGATCCTCTTCTCCGTGAATGCGGATGAAGCGCTGCCGCCTGCAAGCATGTCGAAGATGATGACCGAGTATATTGTAATGGAAGAGATCAAGGCCGGTAATCTGAATTGGGATGATGTTGTAACTGTGGGCAAGAATGCTGCAACGACGACGCGCGCAGGCTCTCATGTCTTCCTCGCAGAGAACGATAAGCATACGGTCAAGGAATTATTCATTGCGATGGCCGTCGGTTCGGCCAATGATGCGTCGATCGCTCTGGCTGAGCGCATATCCGGGACAGAGGAAGCGTTCGCGCAGCGGATGAATGCGACGGCGCAGGAGCTGGGGCTGGAGACTGCACATTTTATTAATGCGACGGGTCTAGACCGAAAGGATCTAAAGCCCGAGTATCAGCCGCAGTCGATCAGCGGCGAGACGGTCATGTCCGCCAAGGATTCTGCGTTGCTCGCATATCACATACTGAAGGAACACCCCGAGTTTCTGGAGTATTCCAGTATCACATCCTATCGATTCCGCGAGCGGGATGATAAGGAATTGGTGAACTACAACTGGATGCTGGAGGGAAATAAGAACAATGCAAGTCTCAAGCAGTTTGCATATGAGGGTCTGGATGGCATGAAGACAGGCCATACGACACAAGCTGGCAACTGCTTTACAGGAACTGCACAGCGTAACGGCATGCGCCTGATCAGTGTCGTCATGGGCACAGGCTCCCAGTACGACCGCTTCCGCGAGACGGCCAAGCTGCTGGATTATGGCTTCGATAATTTCCAGGTGAAGACAATGGTTGCGCCCAAGACGGCTGTAGCAACGCTTGAGACTGTACCGGTGAAGAAGGGTGTACAGACTGAGGTGCCGGTAGTCGCTCAACAGGACATCAGCTTCGTCGTGAAGAAGGGTGCGGAGCCCAAGATTGAACTGCTGTCTAGCAATATTAAGGCGCCTGAGGAGCTTGTTGCTCCGATCCCGGCGAACACAGTTGTTGGTACGGTAACGTACCAATACACGGATGCCAGCGGCAAGACCACAGATAAGACGGTCAACCTGATTACGAATGAAGAAGTGGAAAAAGGAAGCTGGTGGAGGCTGATGTTCCGCGGAATTAAAGATTTCTTCGTCAGCATCTTCCAAGGGATCGTGAATCTGTTTTAATCTTGTCGATTCGTCTGGGTTGCGGTAAAATTAATGGCTAGAGATATGACGGAAATTGAACCTACTTAGGAGGCAAAGAGAAAGATGGAAACCGGCACTTCGCGCGTAAAACGCGGTATGGCAGAAATGCAAAAAGGCGGCGTCATCATGGACGTCATGAACGCAGAGCAGGCAAAGGTTGCGGAAGCAGCAGGCGCAACAGCAGTAATGGCTCTGGAGCGTGTTCCTTCCGACATTCGTGCGGCTGGCGGCGTAGCTCGTATGGCTGATCCGACAATTGTCGAGGAAGTGATGAAGGTCGTATCGATTCCAGTTATGGCCAAGGCCAGAATCGGGCATTATGTAGAGGCCAAGGTGCTTGAGTCGATGGGCGTGGATTATATCGATGAGAGCGAAGTGCTGACGCCTGCGGACGAGGTCTTCCATATCGACAAGCATGAGTTCACCATTCCGTTCGTATGTGGGGCGAAGGACCTGGGCGAGGCGCTGCGCCGTATCCAGGAGGGCGCGTCCATGCTGCGCACGAAGGGCGAGCCGGGAACCGGCAACATCGTTGAGGCTGTTCGCCATCTTCGCCTGATTAATGGTCAGATCCGTAAGGTGCAGAATCTGTCCAAGGACGAGCTGTACCATGAGGCGAAGACGCTGGGTGTCGCCTATGAGCTGCTGCTGGGCGTGCATGAGACAGGCAAGCTGCCTGTTGTCAACTTCGCTGCCGGCGGCGTGGCTACTCCTGCGGATGCGGCGTTGATGATGCATCTGGGCGCTGACGGCGTATTCGTCGGCTCCGGAATCTTCAAGTCGGACAGCCCGGAGAAATTCGCGCGCGCGATCGTGGAAGCAACAACCCATTACCAGGATTACAAGCTGATTGCCGAAGTGTCCAAGAACCTGGGCACACCGATGAAAGGCATTGAAATCTCCAAGCTGAATGCAGCGGAGCGCATGCAAGATCGCGGTCTGTAATGGCTAAGGAAAGAAGGCAAGCATCATGAAAATTGGGGTTCTTGCGTTGCAGGGAGCTGTAGCCGAGCATATGAGAAGCATCGAGGCGGCAGGTGGACAAGCCGTTGCTGTCAAGACAATCGATCAGCTTGCCGAGCTGGACGGGATCATCATTCCTGGCGGGGAGAGCACGACGATTGGCAAGCTGATGCGCAAATACGGCTTTGTAGAAGCGCTCCAGCAATTTTCGGCGCAGGGGAAGCCGCTGTTCGGCACCTGCGCAGGACTGATCGTGCTGGCCGAGCGTATAGCGGGGGATGAGGAGGCTCACCTCAAGCTGATGGATATTACGGTCGCCCGTAATGCATTTGGCCGCCAGCGTGAGAGCTTTGAGAC contains:
- the guaB gene encoding IMP dehydrogenase; the protein is MWQNKFVKEGLTFDDVLLIPRKSEVLPREVNLSVQLGSKVKLNIPVISAGMDTVTESALAIAMAREGGIGVIHKNMSIAEQAQEVDRVKRSESGVITNPFSLTPSHHVYDAEELMGKYRISGVPIVDNDNRLVGIITNRDLRFVHDYSMKISDVMTHEELVTAPVGTTLEEAEVLLQKHKIEKLPLVDEDKCLKGLITIKDIEKAIQFPNAAKDEHGRLLCGAAVGIAKDTPERAQALVQAGVDVLVVDTAHGHQRNVIEMVKRLRASYPDLTIIAGNVATGEATRDLIEAGASVVKVGIGPGSICTTRVIAGIGVPQITAIYDCASVAREYNIPIIADGGIKYSGDITKAIAAGASAIMVGSLLAGTEESPGESEIYQGRRFKVYRGMGSLGAMKEGSKDRYFQENENKLVPEGIEGRVPYKGPLADTVHQLMGGLRSGMGYCGTQSIEELRNDTQFVRITGAGLRESHPHDVQITKEAPNYSL
- a CDS encoding D-alanyl-D-alanine carboxypeptidase family protein; the encoded protein is MRRSRSVRLWQPAIAVMMAVCMLLMGVASPAQAAEERKYVENELGLNVSSAILMDAATGQILFSVNADEALPPASMSKMMTEYIVMEEIKAGNLNWDDVVTVGKNAATTTRAGSHVFLAENDKHTVKELFIAMAVGSANDASIALAERISGTEEAFAQRMNATAQELGLETAHFINATGLDRKDLKPEYQPQSISGETVMSAKDSALLAYHILKEHPEFLEYSSITSYRFRERDDKELVNYNWMLEGNKNNASLKQFAYEGLDGMKTGHTTQAGNCFTGTAQRNGMRLISVVMGTGSQYDRFRETAKLLDYGFDNFQVKTMVAPKTAVATLETVPVKKGVQTEVPVVAQQDISFVVKKGAEPKIELLSSNIKAPEELVAPIPANTVVGTVTYQYTDASGKTTDKTVNLITNEEVEKGSWWRLMFRGIKDFFVSIFQGIVNLF
- the pdxS gene encoding pyridoxal 5'-phosphate synthase lyase subunit PdxS, yielding METGTSRVKRGMAEMQKGGVIMDVMNAEQAKVAEAAGATAVMALERVPSDIRAAGGVARMADPTIVEEVMKVVSIPVMAKARIGHYVEAKVLESMGVDYIDESEVLTPADEVFHIDKHEFTIPFVCGAKDLGEALRRIQEGASMLRTKGEPGTGNIVEAVRHLRLINGQIRKVQNLSKDELYHEAKTLGVAYELLLGVHETGKLPVVNFAAGGVATPADAALMMHLGADGVFVGSGIFKSDSPEKFARAIVEATTHYQDYKLIAEVSKNLGTPMKGIEISKLNAAERMQDRGL
- the pdxT gene encoding pyridoxal 5'-phosphate synthase glutaminase subunit PdxT yields the protein MKIGVLALQGAVAEHMRSIEAAGGQAVAVKTIDQLAELDGIIIPGGESTTIGKLMRKYGFVEALQQFSAQGKPLFGTCAGLIVLAERIAGDEEAHLKLMDITVARNAFGRQRESFETDLTVEGIEESVRAVFIRAPLIVDVGSAVQVLSTYKGEIVTARQGHLLGCSYHPELTDDYRLHAYFLEMAREAAVQVN